In a genomic window of Gossypium arboreum isolate Shixiya-1 chromosome 9, ASM2569848v2, whole genome shotgun sequence:
- the LOC128280405 gene encoding MDIS1-interacting receptor like kinase 2-like, whose amino-acid sequence MHHDCSPPIVHRDISSNNILLNLEWEAFIAEFRTARLLDSDLSNQTIIVGTYGYIAPEFAYSLVVTEKCDIYNFGVMTLEILMGKHPGELLSILSSSSSPPSSIQNVMLKEILDPRLSSPRSQKMVGDITFVAVIAFACLWAKPKARPTMQLVSQEFLHIKSPISMPLHEISLIEFKNHKMFMNNKSYK is encoded by the exons ATGCATCATGATTGCAGCCCTCCAATTGTTCATCGAGACATCTCAAGCAATAACATTTTGTTGAACTTGGAATGGGAAGCTTTTATTGCTGAGTTTAGGACTGCAAGACTTCTTGATTCTGATTTATCTAATCAGACTATAATTGTTGGAACATATGGATATATTGCCCCAG aATTTGCTTATTCATTGGTTGTGACAGAAAAATGTGACATATATAACTTTGGAGTGATGACATTGGAAATATTGATGGGAAAGCATCCTGGTGAATTGTTGTCAAtactatcatcatcatcatcaccaccATCTAGTATCCAAAATGTCATGCTAAAGGAAATTTTGGATCCTCGATTATCATCCCCAAGAAGTCAAAAAATGGTAGGAGACATCACTTTCGTTGCTGTGATTGCTTTCGCATGCTTATGGGCCAAACCCAAAGCTCGACCAACAATGCAATTAGTGTCTCAAGAATTTCTACACATCAAGTCTCCAATTTCAATGCCTCTCCATGAAATATCTCTTATCGAGTTTAAGAATCATAAAATGTTTATGAAcaataaaagttataaataa
- the LOC108455581 gene encoding MDIS1-interacting receptor like kinase 2-like, whose product MAGSRGKSVDGNRGHGLNRGRTPQIGALSKLWYLDLSNNRLNESIPEDIGRLTNLVALDLSYNSVSGYIPSSLGKLTKLVSLDLYHKQIKSVIPPHLGNLSNLKFLYLSENKINGSIPSEIGNMTNLIELHLDSNHISNSIPSSLCHLTNLERLHLARNLLHGSIPFEIGNMITLTELLLDSNHIFYSIPSSLLHLPSLWYLSMASNLLEGHIPNEIESLNALVYFDLADNKLSGPIPTRIGNLSNFGSLILANNNMSGRIPLQIGGLSLYQLDLSHNIISGDIPSPLNSQNIDLSHNLLQGLIPSQFGSLTQLSLLDLSRNNLTGMILELRIYPKRLNLSFNSLRGPILYRLLHFAHETFTGNKDLCGSIQGFHPCPSSPNVNRERNSKVVKHILLVVILVPTLLFFFSTFALVIFIFCRQYRATALKHDPSPTKNGDLFSIWNFDGKIAFEDIFKATEDFDIKYCIGTSSYGSFYRAVLPSGKVVALKKLHRLEAEQPTYDTSFR is encoded by the exons ATGGCTGGCAGCAGAGGCAAAAGCGTTGATGGAAACAG AGGCCATGGCCTGAATAGGGGCAGAACACCTCAAATAGGAGCACTTTCAAAGCTCTGGTACCTCGATCTCTCAAACAACAGGCTTAATGAATCCATTCCAGAAGATATTGGGAGACTAACGAATTTGGTTGCACTGGATCTATCCTACAATAGCGTTTCAGGTTACATCCCTTCCTCTCTGGGCAAGTTAACAAAATTGGTCTCTCTCGACCTCTACCATAAGCAAATTAAAAGTGTCATCCCTCCACATTTGGGTAATTTAtccaacttgaaatttttatatctttctgaaaataaaataaatggttcCATCCCTTCTGAAATTGGAAATATGACGAATCTAATAGAGTTACATCTTGATTCCAACCACATTTCCAATTCCATCCCTTCATCTCTATGCCATTTGACCAACTTGGAAAGATTGCACCTTGCCAGAAATCTTTTACATGGTTCCATCCCTTTTGAAATTGGAAATATGATCACTCTAACAGAGTTACTTCTTGATTCCAATCACATTTTCTATTCTATCCCTTCATCTCTACTTCATTTACCCAGTTTATGGTATCTATCCATGGCTTCGAATCTTTTGGAAGGTCACATACCCAATGAAATTGAGAGTTTGAATGCTCTGGTATACTTTGATCTCGCAGACAACAAACTGAGTGGACCTATTCCAACTCGGATTGGTAATTTGTCAAATTTCGGATCCTTAATTTTGGCAAACAATAACATGAGTGGAAGGATTCCCCTGCAAATTGGTGGCTTATCTCTATACCAACTTGATTTAAGCCATAACATCATTAGTGGAGATATACCTTCTCCACTCAATTCCCAAAACATTGATCTTAGCCATAACCTTCTCCAAGGACTGATACCTTCCCAGTTTGGGAGTTTAACTCAATTAAGTCTTCTAGATCTCAGTCGGAATAATCTAACGGGAATGATTCTTGAACTTCGAATTTATCCGAAGAGACTCAATTTGTCATTTAATTCCCTGAGGGGTCCAATTCTATATAGATTATTGCATTTTGCACATGAGACATTTACAGGCAACAAGGATTTATGTGGTTCCATTCAAGGCTTCCATCCTTGCCCTTCATCTCCAAATGTAAACCGAGAAAGAAATAGCAAAGTAGTGAAGCACATTCTGCTTGTTGTTATTCTGGTTCCAACTTTGTTATTTTTTTTCTCAACTTTTGCATTGGTGATATTCATCTTTTGCCGACAATATAGAGCTACAGCTTTGAAACATGATCCAAGTCCAACCAAAAATGGAGATTTATTCTCTATTTGGAATTTTGATGGAAAGATTGCATTTGAAGACATCTTCAAAGCAACAGAGGATTTTGATATCAAATATTGCATTGGAACTTCTAGTTATGGAAGTTTCTACAGAGCAGTCTTACCAAGTGGCAAAGTTGTTGCTTTAAAAAAACTCCATCGGTTAGAAGCTGAGCAGCCGACTTATGATACAAGTTTCCGATGA